In a genomic window of Corynebacterium lizhenjunii:
- a CDS encoding MFS transporter has product MSNLKNTPGYQRLVGTMALNQSAYAMAAVAIPLLVFDVSGNATLTGTISGLSTAALVVLSLPAGALTDTFHASTVLRLVTLTQAILWLGITAMVGFGATSLLVIAGCAIVATALSAFDAPSEQSLIQQIVAPDDFGTANAIAHGRESAAAVIGGPVAGFLYSLAPAVCLAVQSCLHGLASVLVPNRKLADAPAPSSDESSPSLAGTAAEGFRFVFNHPGPRWITVVAAIANVPMSAFILLLIFSYRDAGASAFVVGLISAAFSAGVIAGSFFAGPLTKRVPLGKLGTMALAAFTAGLFMLTLVHDNTAATIVTLFAAGLPLASFNSAIGAFTAAVTPEGRMGSVTTASTVPGIFLMPAGAILAGFGFEHWGTTASLAVISTLALVSTALTFVRPLQRIPLLTALNSSGS; this is encoded by the coding sequence ATGTCCAATCTGAAAAATACTCCTGGTTACCAGCGCCTTGTGGGCACCATGGCACTTAATCAGTCCGCCTATGCCATGGCCGCAGTGGCCATTCCCCTACTGGTCTTTGATGTCAGCGGCAACGCCACGCTCACCGGCACCATCTCCGGATTGAGCACCGCAGCTTTGGTGGTGCTCAGCCTGCCCGCCGGTGCATTGACTGACACGTTCCACGCCTCCACTGTTTTGCGCCTGGTCACGTTGACTCAGGCCATCCTCTGGCTGGGCATCACGGCTATGGTTGGCTTTGGTGCGACTTCCTTACTGGTCATTGCGGGGTGCGCCATCGTTGCCACCGCTTTGTCAGCTTTTGATGCCCCCAGTGAGCAAAGTCTCATTCAGCAAATAGTTGCTCCCGATGACTTCGGCACCGCCAATGCCATCGCGCACGGCCGCGAATCTGCCGCTGCAGTTATCGGCGGGCCGGTGGCTGGCTTCCTCTACTCCTTGGCCCCAGCAGTGTGCCTGGCGGTGCAAAGTTGCTTACATGGCCTGGCTAGCGTTCTAGTGCCCAACCGGAAGCTTGCCGATGCCCCCGCCCCAAGCTCAGACGAATCCTCCCCGTCCCTGGCGGGCACCGCCGCTGAAGGCTTTCGGTTTGTGTTCAACCACCCCGGCCCGCGGTGGATAACCGTGGTGGCGGCGATAGCAAACGTGCCGATGTCCGCGTTTATCCTTCTGCTAATTTTCTCCTACCGCGACGCCGGAGCCTCCGCCTTTGTGGTCGGTCTCATTTCGGCCGCGTTCTCCGCAGGCGTTATCGCGGGTTCCTTCTTCGCGGGCCCGCTGACCAAACGGGTCCCGCTGGGAAAGCTAGGGACTATGGCACTGGCGGCGTTCACAGCCGGACTCTTTATGCTCACGCTAGTTCATGACAATACGGCGGCGACGATTGTCACGTTGTTCGCCGCCGGGCTACCGTTGGCTTCCTTCAACTCCGCCATCGGTGCCTTTACCGCAGCCGTGACTCCCGAGGGGCGGATGGGCTCAGTGACCACCGCCTCCACCGTGCCGGGAATTTTCCTCATGCCTGCCGGCGCAATCCTGGCTGGCTTCGGATTTGAGCACTGGGGAACCACCGCCAGTTTGGCAGTCATTTCCACCCTTGCCCTGGTGTCCACAGCGCTGACGTTTGTGCGGCCCTTGCAGCGCATCCCCCTCTTGACCGCACTCAACAGTTCCGGCAGCTAA
- a CDS encoding ribose-5-phosphate isomerase: MRVYLGADHAGFEMKNLIAEHLKKQGHDVIDCGAHVYDAEDDYPAFCIEAAQRTVNDPGSLGIVLGGSGNGEQIAANKVKGARCALAWSPETARLAREHNNAQLIGLGGRMHSEEEALAIVDAFLDQEWSRAERHQRRIDILADYERTGIAPEVPGHTEA, translated from the coding sequence ATGCGCGTATATCTTGGAGCAGACCATGCAGGGTTCGAGATGAAGAACCTCATCGCTGAGCATCTGAAGAAGCAAGGCCACGACGTTATTGATTGTGGTGCACACGTTTATGACGCTGAGGATGACTACCCGGCGTTTTGTATTGAAGCGGCGCAGCGCACGGTTAATGATCCGGGCTCTTTGGGCATTGTGCTGGGTGGATCCGGTAACGGCGAGCAGATTGCGGCCAACAAGGTCAAGGGGGCGCGCTGCGCCCTGGCCTGGTCCCCGGAGACTGCCCGCCTGGCGCGCGAACACAATAACGCTCAGCTCATCGGATTGGGTGGGCGCATGCACTCGGAGGAAGAGGCCCTGGCTATTGTGGACGCCTTCCTGGACCAGGAATGGTCCCGTGCGGAGCGCCACCAGCGTCGCATTGACATCCTGGCTGACTACGAGCGCACCGGCATTGCCCCGGAGGTCCCGGGACACACCGAGGCTTAA
- a CDS encoding DUF3800 domain-containing protein: MYIGYFDEFGHNGAYISRADRRFKTHPVFGIGGFIIPADNIRQLSGAFRRIKEQGLKEEIEAKVISKGEPVEHWEKKGAALLTTQNVKKYREVRNMINRVLNILERLNAQVIFYGQEKPRGTNDETGEDERSRYDHAMNELIKRVNWSLPDDQHHLMILDKQGPTERLEVFVSSAKFMFSHQDADKLLEPPLEVESHLYQTVQCADWVCALIGRISSYKYDPEFKEFEWAIKYFGDRLARASSPCRFRVFGRGSLHRW; this comes from the coding sequence ATGTATATCGGATACTTCGACGAGTTCGGACATAACGGGGCCTATATATCCCGCGCAGACCGCAGATTTAAAACCCATCCAGTCTTTGGAATCGGTGGTTTCATCATCCCTGCAGACAACATTCGGCAGCTCTCAGGTGCGTTCCGCAGAATCAAAGAGCAAGGCCTCAAAGAGGAAATAGAGGCGAAGGTTATCTCAAAAGGTGAACCAGTCGAACACTGGGAGAAGAAGGGCGCAGCACTGCTGACCACCCAGAACGTCAAAAAGTACCGCGAAGTCCGCAACATGATAAACCGCGTTCTGAACATACTAGAACGACTCAACGCCCAAGTAATCTTCTACGGACAAGAAAAACCACGCGGCACCAATGACGAGACAGGCGAAGACGAACGCTCGCGATACGACCACGCAATGAATGAACTCATTAAACGCGTAAATTGGTCCCTCCCAGACGACCAACATCACCTCATGATACTCGATAAACAAGGTCCCACAGAGCGACTGGAAGTCTTCGTATCGAGCGCAAAATTCATGTTTTCACATCAAGACGCGGACAAACTGTTAGAGCCTCCACTTGAGGTGGAAAGTCATCTTTACCAGACTGTTCAATGCGCCGATTGGGTTTGCGCACTAATAGGGCGGATCTCTTCATACAAATACGATCCCGAATTCAAAGAATTTGAGTGGGCCATCAAGTACTTCGGAGATCGACTAGCCCGCGCTAGTAGCCCCTGCCGATTTCGGGTATTTGGTCGGGGTAGTCTGCATAGGTGGTAG
- a CDS encoding disulfide bond formation protein DsbA: MSTPTADNTVKFWFDCTCPFAWATSRWIKEVEKVRSIRVEFIPMSLSVLNDGRDLDPGYMEMMKAAWGPARVAAKVATDAPEKVDAYYTAMGELIHGAGEGGKKGFGAYDALIAQALAQADLPAEFAAVANTEDVDAQLRAFHGQAMDAVGDEVGTPVVQLGDTAFFGPVITRIPTGEEAGEIFDAAFRLAQYPYFFEIKRTRTEAPQVQTG, encoded by the coding sequence ATGTCCACGCCCACCGCAGATAACACCGTGAAGTTCTGGTTTGATTGCACCTGCCCGTTCGCCTGGGCTACCTCCCGCTGGATCAAGGAAGTAGAAAAGGTCCGTAGCATTCGTGTGGAGTTCATTCCGATGTCGCTGTCGGTGCTCAACGATGGCCGCGACCTGGACCCCGGCTACATGGAGATGATGAAGGCCGCCTGGGGCCCGGCACGCGTGGCCGCCAAGGTGGCCACCGACGCCCCGGAGAAGGTGGACGCCTACTACACCGCCATGGGGGAGCTGATTCACGGTGCAGGCGAAGGCGGCAAAAAGGGCTTTGGTGCCTACGATGCCCTCATTGCCCAAGCCCTGGCCCAAGCTGATCTGCCTGCCGAGTTCGCCGCAGTGGCCAATACCGAAGACGTTGATGCCCAGCTGCGTGCCTTCCACGGCCAGGCCATGGATGCTGTGGGCGATGAGGTTGGCACCCCCGTGGTCCAGCTGGGGGACACCGCCTTCTTCGGCCCCGTTATTACCCGCATTCCTACCGGCGAGGAAGCAGGCGAGATTTTCGATGCCGCCTTCCGCCTGGCCCAGTACCCCTACTTCTTCGAAATCAAGCGCACCCGCACGGAAGCCCCGCAGGTACAAACTGGCTAA
- the pepN gene encoding aminopeptidase N, producing the protein MTSINLTRAEAAARSGMLRVHHYDVTLDLRGEEEFVSRTVVDFEVTTPGSTFIDLRATRLNSVRFNGAPLPVDSYNPEYGIALSGLHVGRHQLEVEADIEYSRTGEGLHRFTDPADGEAYLYTQFETADAKRVFACFDQPDLKATYQLSFITPQHWTVITNADTTRQDNTWTSHVDYPLSTYLVALCAGPYVGVHDTWTGQLQAHPEGKPAQELEVPLGIYCRKSMLHALDAQRLFTETKQGFDWYHRNFGFAYPFGKYDQIFVPEFNAGAMENAGCVTLRDEYVFTSEATPYMYERRADTVLHELAHMWFGDLVTMQWWDDLWLNESFATWSAAISQAEETEYDTAWVTFANVEKAWAYEQDQLPTTHPISTDASDIETVEQNFDGITYAKGASTLKQLQAYVGREEFLAGVRRHFTTHAWGNATFDDLLGHLEQASGRDLSFWAQQWLKTSGVNTLRPVFEVHDGAYTAFRVEQDGEVLRTHRLAVGLYNLVDGQVQRVHRVELDVDGAATEVAQLIGTPAADFVLVNDDDLTYALIEFDADSLAFALGNIDKFADPMARTLCWSAAWEMTRAGQMRARDFVALVARGAGAETETAVLERIISQAIAAQDSYADPQWAAQDTQLADALLAGTQDPSPQRALIYAQALTRLQATGATREFLESVLETSDNAALRWKALAALCAAEAVDNPEQAIAAELKRDNTATGYQGSLRALAAIPTAENKRAVWEEIVAGSLGNRELESKLAGLTARGSEDLVPTAEFFEVAEGMWKLQSSEIAQMAVGGLFPYRDISEEGIARADEFLGRELAGGLRRIILEQRDRVARALRNRKVDAA; encoded by the coding sequence TTGACCTCAATTAATCTCACCCGCGCAGAGGCGGCCGCCCGCTCTGGCATGCTGCGTGTGCACCACTACGACGTCACCCTGGATCTGCGGGGAGAAGAAGAGTTTGTCTCCCGCACCGTGGTGGACTTCGAAGTAACCACACCCGGCAGTACCTTTATCGATTTGCGCGCCACCCGGCTTAATTCGGTGCGCTTCAATGGCGCGCCGCTGCCGGTGGATTCCTATAACCCGGAATACGGCATTGCGCTCTCCGGCCTGCACGTTGGCCGCCACCAGCTAGAGGTCGAGGCAGACATTGAGTACTCACGCACCGGTGAGGGCCTGCACCGCTTCACAGATCCCGCCGACGGCGAGGCCTATCTGTACACGCAATTTGAGACCGCAGACGCCAAGCGCGTCTTCGCCTGCTTTGATCAGCCAGACCTCAAGGCCACCTACCAGCTGAGCTTTATCACCCCGCAGCACTGGACCGTGATCACCAACGCGGACACTACTCGCCAGGACAACACCTGGACCTCCCACGTGGACTACCCGCTGTCGACCTACCTGGTGGCGCTGTGCGCCGGGCCGTATGTGGGCGTCCATGACACCTGGACGGGCCAGCTCCAAGCCCACCCAGAAGGCAAGCCCGCCCAAGAGCTGGAAGTCCCGCTAGGAATCTACTGCCGCAAGTCCATGCTGCACGCCCTGGATGCCCAGCGCCTATTTACCGAGACCAAACAGGGCTTTGACTGGTACCACCGCAACTTTGGCTTTGCCTACCCCTTTGGCAAGTATGACCAGATTTTTGTTCCAGAGTTCAACGCGGGCGCAATGGAAAACGCCGGCTGTGTGACGCTGCGCGACGAGTACGTCTTTACCTCCGAGGCCACCCCGTACATGTACGAGCGCCGCGCAGATACAGTCCTCCACGAGCTGGCGCATATGTGGTTCGGAGACTTGGTCACCATGCAGTGGTGGGATGATCTGTGGCTCAATGAGTCCTTTGCCACCTGGTCGGCGGCAATTTCGCAAGCAGAAGAGACCGAGTATGACACCGCGTGGGTGACTTTTGCCAATGTGGAAAAAGCCTGGGCTTATGAGCAGGATCAGCTGCCTACCACGCACCCGATTTCCACGGATGCCTCCGATATAGAGACGGTGGAGCAGAATTTTGACGGCATCACCTACGCAAAGGGCGCCTCTACGTTGAAGCAGCTGCAGGCTTATGTGGGCCGCGAGGAGTTCCTGGCGGGGGTTCGCCGCCACTTCACCACCCATGCCTGGGGCAACGCCACCTTCGATGATCTGCTAGGCCATTTGGAGCAGGCATCTGGCCGCGACTTGAGCTTCTGGGCGCAGCAATGGCTCAAAACCTCTGGGGTCAACACCCTGCGCCCGGTCTTTGAGGTCCACGATGGCGCCTACACGGCCTTCCGCGTGGAACAAGACGGCGAGGTACTGCGCACCCACCGCTTGGCCGTGGGCCTGTACAACCTGGTGGATGGCCAGGTCCAGCGCGTACACCGGGTGGAGCTGGATGTCGATGGTGCGGCCACGGAGGTTGCCCAGCTCATCGGCACCCCGGCAGCGGATTTTGTGCTGGTTAATGATGATGACCTGACGTATGCACTAATTGAGTTCGACGCGGACTCGCTGGCATTTGCGCTGGGCAACATTGATAAGTTTGCAGATCCGATGGCACGCACGCTGTGTTGGTCCGCGGCGTGGGAGATGACGCGGGCTGGCCAGATGCGCGCCCGCGACTTCGTGGCGCTGGTGGCGCGCGGTGCGGGCGCTGAAACCGAGACAGCAGTGCTGGAGCGCATTATTTCCCAGGCTATCGCGGCGCAGGATTCTTACGCCGATCCCCAGTGGGCTGCCCAGGACACACAGCTTGCCGATGCCCTCTTGGCCGGCACCCAGGACCCCTCACCGCAGCGTGCCCTGATCTATGCCCAGGCGCTCACTCGCTTGCAGGCCACCGGCGCGACGCGGGAGTTCCTGGAGTCCGTGTTGGAGACTTCCGATAACGCTGCGCTGCGGTGGAAGGCACTGGCCGCGTTGTGCGCTGCAGAGGCTGTGGACAACCCGGAGCAAGCCATTGCTGCCGAGCTGAAGCGTGATAATACCGCCACCGGCTACCAGGGTTCACTGCGCGCGCTGGCCGCCATTCCTACTGCGGAGAATAAGCGGGCCGTGTGGGAGGAGATTGTTGCGGGCAGCCTGGGCAACCGCGAGCTTGAGTCCAAGCTGGCGGGGCTTACTGCCCGTGGCAGCGAGGATCTGGTGCCTACTGCAGAGTTCTTCGAGGTCGCAGAAGGAATGTGGAAGTTGCAGTCTTCAGAGATCGCCCAGATGGCGGTGGGCGGGCTCTTCCCCTACCGCGACATTAGCGAAGAGGGCATCGCCCGCGCCGATGAGTTCTTGGGCCGCGAACTGGCTGGAGGTCTGCGACGCATTATCCTCGAACAGCGTGACCGCGTGGCCCGCGCGCTGCGCAACCGGAAGGTTGATGCGGCCTAA
- a CDS encoding GntR family transcriptional regulator yields MTGNFRRKPTYLVISDNLRSKIESKELRPGDRFPTERELVDEYGVARMTVRHALEILQLEGLIDRRRGRTGGTFVRAIPPVVELTDLEGIYAQLAAKGAPIQARVLSLEKRAAPRHIAASMELEEGEQIWELQRIRLNDQTPISVSTHYMPVDIFPDLDSWTLNSVMSSNGVYKREVISPQLPTDAEQTHLLVGRLTPLLRLQRTVWDTSGRVTEYSLETLRPDAVTLTAVVGEPVALPPTID; encoded by the coding sequence GTGACTGGAAACTTTCGCCGTAAGCCCACCTACTTGGTTATCTCGGATAACTTGCGATCCAAGATAGAGAGCAAGGAGCTGCGCCCCGGGGACCGATTTCCCACCGAACGTGAATTGGTCGACGAGTATGGCGTAGCTCGCATGACGGTTCGTCATGCCCTGGAAATCTTGCAACTCGAAGGCCTCATTGACCGCCGTCGGGGACGCACCGGCGGCACTTTCGTTCGCGCCATCCCGCCGGTGGTTGAGCTCACCGACTTGGAGGGCATCTACGCCCAGCTCGCGGCCAAGGGTGCGCCCATCCAGGCCCGCGTACTTTCCTTGGAAAAGCGCGCCGCCCCGCGCCACATTGCGGCGTCTATGGAGCTAGAAGAAGGCGAGCAAATCTGGGAGCTGCAGCGCATCCGCCTCAATGATCAGACCCCCATTAGTGTGTCCACCCACTACATGCCGGTGGACATCTTCCCGGATCTGGACTCGTGGACGCTGAACAGCGTGATGAGCAGCAACGGCGTCTACAAGCGGGAGGTTATTAGCCCCCAGTTGCCCACGGACGCGGAGCAGACCCACCTACTGGTGGGAAGGCTGACCCCGCTGCTGCGCTTGCAGCGCACGGTGTGGGATACGAGTGGCCGCGTCACGGAATACTCCCTGGAGACCCTGCGGCCCGATGCCGTGACCCTTACCGCCGTAGTCGGCGAGCCGGTGGCCCTCCCGCCGACCATTGACTAG
- a CDS encoding SDR family oxidoreductase, with amino-acid sequence MTDSTAPQVSSAPTSYSTAKVAVVTGATGGMGRHIIADLARDHLVYAVGRRDVAQLPNVVGVHLDLVEALDALAAGEDLPAGWRQLASLERVDVLVHAAARAEKLSVAQASVGQWREQMDLNVHAPAMLTQALLPGLRKAEGTVIFINSGAGRHSYADNTVYAATKHALYAVADGLRLAELGIRVATVAPGPTDTPMLAGLQDYDSAHVIAPIEVARAVRAVVDAGPTVQLTEVQVRPRVELHLRS; translated from the coding sequence ATGACTGATTCGACTGCACCACAGGTTTCCAGTGCCCCTACGTCTTACTCGACCGCCAAGGTCGCCGTTGTCACCGGCGCCACGGGCGGGATGGGGCGCCATATTATCGCAGACCTAGCCCGCGATCACCTGGTTTACGCCGTGGGCCGGCGGGACGTGGCCCAGCTGCCCAATGTGGTGGGCGTCCACCTGGACTTGGTGGAGGCCCTGGACGCTCTCGCCGCAGGTGAGGATCTACCTGCGGGCTGGCGTCAACTGGCCAGCTTGGAGCGGGTGGATGTGCTCGTTCATGCTGCCGCGCGTGCGGAGAAGTTGTCTGTGGCGCAGGCCAGTGTTGGCCAGTGGCGCGAGCAGATGGATCTCAATGTACATGCCCCCGCAATGCTCACTCAGGCCCTATTGCCGGGCTTACGCAAGGCGGAGGGGACTGTGATCTTTATCAATTCCGGGGCCGGGCGGCACTCTTATGCTGACAATACGGTCTATGCCGCGACCAAGCATGCTCTGTATGCGGTGGCGGACGGGCTGCGGCTGGCGGAGTTAGGAATTCGGGTGGCCACGGTAGCCCCCGGGCCCACGGATACTCCGATGCTTGCTGGTTTGCAAGACTACGATTCTGCGCACGTCATCGCCCCAATTGAGGTGGCTCGAGCGGTGCGCGCGGTGGTTGATGCCGGTCCCACCGTCCAGCTAACCGAGGTGCAGGTGCGCCCGCGGGTGGAGCTGCACTTGCGTTCTTAG
- a CDS encoding alkylhydroperoxidase domain protein, translating to MAHTEQPDIIDQLSGASAQVAALRRRRPDAVDNAQESFRALLEPEQPGDFTYAQRYAVAAFVAGIYQAVNARTFYADLLADEAEPSLVEAVDTAIARGQAHGPHIGGGYTTFADLADESALGPRLAAAFDFAHLLAFHPKDATPAAIGHLQQAGWSDDDLVSLAQLISFLSFQLRVIHGLAVLGGQDPQSAHQQAPAPDEPQPQWQPGPRTLEPDVVAPQGFVNHSLGWRPWVAPLPKEEFTPAHTAALIRPERIGSEYFRLLARDPNALAARTRTDLDIFYNTDGGLGRAERELAATVVSRLNGCEFCASVHQARSKEEGGDAAAIDRLLDQGVDADLGSPLWGVLRDASRELTKSPFAFNSGCVAKLRAVGCEDLDIIDLINSAAFFNWANRLMLTLGAPDVPKRFRESR from the coding sequence ATGGCGCACACTGAACAACCGGACATCATCGACCAACTCTCCGGAGCATCTGCGCAGGTCGCCGCCCTCCGGCGGCGCCGCCCGGACGCGGTGGACAACGCGCAGGAGTCCTTCCGCGCGCTGCTAGAACCGGAGCAGCCGGGTGATTTCACCTACGCGCAGCGCTACGCAGTCGCAGCCTTTGTGGCTGGCATTTACCAGGCGGTCAATGCCCGCACCTTCTACGCGGACTTGCTCGCCGATGAAGCCGAGCCCAGCCTGGTGGAGGCTGTCGATACCGCCATTGCGCGCGGGCAGGCCCACGGCCCGCACATCGGCGGTGGGTACACCACCTTCGCGGACCTGGCTGATGAATCTGCCCTGGGGCCCCGCCTGGCCGCCGCCTTCGACTTCGCCCACCTACTGGCCTTCCACCCCAAAGACGCCACCCCGGCAGCCATTGGCCACCTGCAACAAGCCGGCTGGAGCGATGATGACCTGGTCAGCCTGGCCCAGCTGATTTCCTTCCTCTCCTTCCAGCTGCGGGTCATCCACGGCCTGGCTGTGCTGGGCGGCCAGGACCCGCAGTCCGCCCACCAGCAGGCTCCCGCGCCGGACGAGCCGCAGCCGCAGTGGCAACCCGGCCCACGCACCTTGGAGCCAGACGTCGTGGCACCACAGGGCTTTGTCAACCACTCCTTGGGGTGGCGTCCCTGGGTGGCGCCGCTGCCCAAGGAGGAATTTACCCCGGCGCACACGGCGGCGCTTATTCGCCCGGAGCGTATTGGCTCCGAGTATTTCCGCCTCCTGGCACGCGACCCTAACGCCCTGGCGGCACGCACCCGCACTGACCTGGACATCTTCTATAACACCGACGGTGGCTTGGGCCGGGCGGAGCGCGAACTAGCCGCTACGGTAGTCTCCAGGCTCAACGGCTGTGAGTTCTGCGCCTCGGTGCACCAGGCACGCTCAAAGGAAGAAGGCGGGGATGCTGCGGCAATCGATCGCCTGTTAGATCAGGGAGTGGATGCCGATCTGGGTTCGCCGCTGTGGGGCGTGCTGCGTGACGCCTCCCGGGAGCTGACCAAGTCCCCCTTTGCCTTCAATTCCGGCTGCGTGGCCAAGCTGCGCGCGGTGGGGTGCGAGGACTTGGACATAATTGATCTGATCAACTCTGCCGCCTTCTTCAACTGGGCTAATCGGCTGATGCTCACCCTCGGCGCGCCAGATGTCCCCAAGCGTTTCCGTGAATCCCGGTAG
- a CDS encoding dipeptide ABC transporter ATP-binding protein produces MTTSQQPLLSIRDLNVSYRTKAGTTPAVQGVNLDVYPGQMTAIVGESGSGKTTSAMAAIGLLPSNAHVDAGSIHFCGTELAGLRPKQWRSLRGKRIGLIPQDPNNSLNPLKTIGASVEEGLAIHGEGTAQSRRQRALELLERVGIDDPQRRYAQYPHELSGGMKQRVLIAAAVALRPELIIADEPTSALDVTVQKVILDLLDELRAETGTGILFITHDLAVAGDRADRIVVMESGHVREEGWAATVLTEPAHAYTRRLLADAPSLNLATVPTVGASAKQRTARTGQPLVEVSGLTQRFGDFTAVDDVSFMVGKGTTHALVGESGSGKTTTGRAIAMFNQPTSGSIRVGGVEVTALRGAEQREARKRIQLVYQNPFGSLDPRQSIGQTIAAPLRNLTGASKAKATERAREFMRLVALNPDFFDRRPKELSGGQRQRVAIARAMIVEPELVILDEAVSALDVTVQAQILDLLEQLQQELDLTYIFISHDLAVVNHISDTVSVFSHGKQVETGRTGEVFAQPQAAVTRKLIEAIPGSRYRAGDLNMGL; encoded by the coding sequence ATGACTACTTCACAGCAGCCCCTGCTGTCCATCCGCGATCTCAATGTCAGCTACCGCACCAAGGCTGGGACTACCCCGGCGGTCCAGGGGGTGAACCTGGACGTGTACCCGGGGCAGATGACTGCGATTGTGGGAGAGTCCGGTTCCGGCAAGACTACCTCCGCCATGGCGGCTATTGGCCTGTTGCCGTCCAACGCCCATGTTGATGCCGGAAGCATTCACTTCTGCGGCACCGAGCTTGCGGGTCTGCGCCCGAAGCAATGGCGTAGCCTGCGCGGCAAGCGCATTGGGCTGATTCCGCAGGATCCCAATAACTCGCTCAACCCCTTAAAAACCATCGGGGCTTCCGTGGAGGAGGGCCTGGCCATTCACGGCGAGGGCACCGCGCAGTCCCGCCGCCAGCGCGCGTTGGAGTTGCTGGAGCGCGTAGGCATTGATGATCCGCAGCGCCGTTATGCCCAGTACCCGCATGAGCTCTCCGGCGGTATGAAGCAGCGCGTGCTTATCGCTGCGGCGGTGGCCTTGCGCCCGGAGCTCATCATCGCAGATGAGCCCACCTCCGCGCTGGATGTCACCGTGCAAAAGGTCATCTTGGACTTGTTGGATGAGTTGCGCGCGGAGACCGGCACGGGCATCTTGTTCATTACCCATGATCTGGCGGTGGCTGGTGACCGCGCGGACCGCATTGTGGTCATGGAGTCCGGCCACGTCCGCGAGGAGGGGTGGGCGGCCACGGTGCTCACCGAGCCTGCCCACGCTTATACGCGCCGTTTGCTTGCCGATGCCCCCTCCCTCAACCTCGCCACCGTCCCCACCGTTGGTGCTTCCGCGAAGCAGCGTACGGCGCGCACGGGGCAGCCGCTGGTGGAAGTCAGTGGCCTGACCCAGCGCTTTGGGGACTTTACTGCGGTAGACGATGTCTCCTTTATGGTGGGTAAGGGCACCACGCACGCGCTGGTGGGGGAGTCTGGCTCCGGAAAGACCACCACCGGTAGGGCCATAGCCATGTTCAATCAGCCGACATCGGGAAGCATCCGCGTGGGTGGGGTAGAGGTTACTGCCCTGCGCGGTGCAGAGCAGCGCGAGGCCCGCAAGCGTATCCAGCTGGTCTACCAGAACCCCTTTGGTTCTTTGGATCCCCGCCAGTCGATTGGGCAGACGATCGCCGCGCCCCTGCGTAACCTGACGGGGGCATCTAAGGCTAAAGCCACCGAGCGGGCGCGGGAGTTTATGCGGCTCGTGGCGTTGAACCCGGATTTCTTTGACCGCCGCCCGAAGGAGCTTTCCGGGGGCCAGCGCCAGCGCGTGGCTATTGCACGCGCCATGATTGTCGAACCCGAGCTGGTTATCTTGGATGAGGCCGTCTCTGCCTTGGACGTGACGGTTCAAGCGCAGATCCTTGACCTGCTGGAGCAGCTGCAGCAGGAACTTGACCTGACCTACATATTCATCTCCCACGATCTGGCAGTGGTTAATCACATTTCCGATACGGTCTCTGTGTTTAGCCATGGCAAGCAGGTAGAGACCGGTCGCACCGGCGAGGTCTTTGCCCAACCGCAGGCTGCGGTAACTCGCAAGCTCATCGAGGCTATTCCAGGCTCGCGCTATCGTGCGGGAGACCTCAACATGGGGCTGTAG
- a CDS encoding ABC transporter permease — protein MNTTHKRNPWLAPGSVISLIILAVAFTAALFPGLFTPADPYAGTDVALLPPGEGHLLGTDAVGRDLYARIVYGARQSLLGALIAVAVGLVLGTLIGLVAGATRGWVDAVLMRIVDVALSIPGILLSLSIIIVLGFGSIQAAVAVGATSVATFARLARSQVMSVVQADFVEAAYGAGATRSQVLFGHILPNSLTPVIALATLQFGTAILQLSILGFLGYGAPPPTPEWGLIIAEGRDFMATAWWLIILPGLAIVAVVMSANRLSQNFSVED, from the coding sequence ATGAACACCACGCACAAGCGCAACCCGTGGTTGGCCCCGGGTTCTGTCATCTCACTCATCATCCTGGCCGTGGCGTTTACGGCGGCACTGTTCCCAGGACTGTTTACCCCGGCGGACCCCTACGCCGGAACCGACGTCGCGTTGTTGCCGCCAGGGGAGGGCCACCTGCTGGGCACCGACGCCGTGGGCCGCGATTTGTATGCCCGCATTGTCTATGGCGCCCGCCAATCGCTGCTCGGCGCACTCATCGCCGTGGCAGTCGGCCTGGTGCTGGGCACCCTCATTGGCCTGGTGGCCGGCGCTACCCGCGGGTGGGTAGACGCGGTGCTCATGCGCATTGTTGATGTGGCCTTGTCTATCCCGGGCATTTTGCTCTCACTGTCCATCATCATTGTGCTGGGCTTTGGCTCCATCCAGGCTGCAGTGGCCGTGGGTGCGACCTCTGTGGCTACCTTCGCCCGCCTGGCCCGCTCCCAGGTGATGTCGGTGGTGCAGGCTGATTTTGTCGAGGCCGCCTATGGGGCCGGCGCCACCCGGTCCCAGGTGCTCTTTGGACACATTCTGCCCAACTCACTCACCCCGGTTATTGCTCTGGCCACCCTGCAGTTCGGTACGGCGATTTTGCAGCTATCCATCTTGGGCTTCCTGGGATATGGTGCGCCGCCACCCACCCCGGAGTGGGGCCTTATCATCGCTGAGGGCCGCGACTTCATGGCCACCGCCTGGTGGCTCATCATCTTGCCCGGCCTGGCCATCGTGGCCGTGGTGATGTCCGCCAACCGCTTGTCCCAGAACTTCTCCGTGGAGGACTAG